A DNA window from Bacteroides cellulosilyticus contains the following coding sequences:
- a CDS encoding PepSY-like domain-containing protein, with product MKLKMYLALLAMGMLSLQGCSDDDDDLPNSKVPEAVRNAFDSSFSNAANLSWETKTLSQGQYYKAEFNNKSDNGYKTEAWYTADGSWYMTETEMPYSDIPQAIKTSFESSEYASWKRDNEVERIERAGTEKEIIYIIEVESAQDVDMDLHYSADGILIKAVNDDGDGDNESLLPDRTGVK from the coding sequence ATGAAACTGAAAATGTATTTAGCCCTATTGGCTATGGGCATGTTAAGCCTGCAAGGTTGTAGCGATGATGATGACGATCTTCCAAACTCCAAAGTACCTGAAGCTGTACGCAATGCATTCGACAGCAGTTTCTCCAACGCCGCTAATCTGAGTTGGGAAACAAAAACTCTCTCACAAGGGCAATACTACAAAGCGGAATTCAACAACAAGAGCGACAACGGGTATAAAACGGAAGCCTGGTATACGGCAGATGGCTCATGGTACATGACTGAAACTGAAATGCCATATAGCGATATTCCGCAAGCAATAAAGACTTCTTTTGAAAGCAGCGAATACGCTTCCTGGAAGAGAGATAATGAAGTGGAGCGCATTGAACGTGCCGGAACCGAGAAAGAGATCATCTACATCATAGAAGTGGAATCGGCACAGGATGTAGATATGGATCTGCATTATTCAGCAGACGGCATCCTCATTAAAGCCGTGAATGATGACGGTGATGGCGATAACGAATCATTGCTACCGGACAGAACCGGAGTAAAGTGA
- a CDS encoding DUF418 domain-containing protein, which yields MVQELEKRTRIDVADVLRGLAVMGIIVLHSIEHFNFYSFPDTGTQSAWLNFSDKAIWDGLFFMFGGKAYAVFALLFGFSFFIQDNNQRMRGSDFRLRFCWRLILLFILGNINAAFFTAEVLVLYSLVGFILPLTCRLKDKWLFILACVLLIQPLPLFYVIYACVDPSFVTPSIPTGSYWGAAFQVQSHGTFLETLRVNLWEGQIASLAWAWDHGRVFQTAALFLFGLLIGRRGLFLKENLKFWNKVLCGALIAFFPLYGLGNMLPDFIANKSILSPLLLIITSLSKFAFMLVLVSGVIFAFYRTNLHDWLMKITPYGKMSLTNYITQSIIGSLLFYNWGLALHSQLGITASFLVGVVLFIVQLAFCRWWMSRHAHGPLEYLWKRATWLK from the coding sequence ATGGTACAGGAACTGGAAAAACGCACCCGTATTGACGTAGCCGATGTGCTGCGCGGACTCGCCGTTATGGGCATCATTGTATTACATTCCATTGAACACTTTAATTTCTATTCATTTCCCGATACGGGCACTCAGAGCGCGTGGCTTAACTTTTCAGATAAAGCCATTTGGGACGGACTCTTTTTCATGTTCGGAGGAAAGGCTTATGCTGTGTTTGCCCTGCTTTTTGGGTTTAGTTTCTTTATTCAGGATAATAACCAGCGTATGCGTGGCAGTGATTTTCGTTTGCGTTTCTGCTGGCGATTGATATTATTATTCATTCTTGGCAATATAAATGCGGCCTTTTTCACGGCTGAAGTATTGGTGCTCTATTCTTTAGTCGGATTCATTTTACCACTTACCTGCCGGCTGAAAGATAAATGGCTGTTTATTCTGGCATGTGTGCTTCTGATACAGCCATTGCCACTTTTTTATGTGATATATGCCTGTGTAGACCCTTCTTTTGTTACTCCTTCTATTCCGACAGGTAGTTACTGGGGAGCGGCTTTCCAGGTGCAGAGTCACGGTACATTTCTTGAAACCCTGCGTGTGAATTTGTGGGAAGGGCAGATTGCCAGTCTTGCATGGGCTTGGGACCATGGACGTGTGTTTCAGACTGCCGCTCTTTTCCTGTTCGGCTTGTTGATAGGACGTCGGGGACTTTTCCTGAAGGAGAATCTGAAGTTCTGGAATAAGGTACTTTGTGGTGCTCTTATCGCTTTCTTCCCTCTGTATGGATTGGGCAATATGTTACCGGACTTCATTGCTAATAAGTCTATTCTCAGCCCCTTGTTACTTATCATAACTTCCCTGTCCAAGTTTGCATTTATGCTGGTATTGGTGTCGGGTGTTATCTTTGCTTTTTATCGGACAAACCTGCACGACTGGTTGATGAAGATTACTCCTTACGGTAAGATGAGCCTTACAAATTATATTACCCAGAGTATTATTGGTTCGTTGTTGTTCTATAATTGGGGACTTGCGCTTCACTCTCAGTTGGGTATAACAGCCAGCTTCCTGGTAGGAGTAGTGCTCTTCATCGTGCAGCTCGCTTTCTGCCGGTGGTGGATGAGCCGTCATGCGCACGGGCCGCTGGAATATTTGTGGAAGCGGGCGACTTGGTTGAAATAG
- a CDS encoding virulence RhuM family protein, whose product MDKDNNIGKILIYQNEKGDTKIDVYFSDGNIWMTQKALADLYQVSTATINEHIKNIIADGELNEEATIRKFRIVQIEGEREVSREPFHYDFNMILAIGYRVRSRVGLHFRNWATKVLTEYAKKGFVMNDERLKNPKPFGIDYFDELLERIRDIRASEKRFYEKIKEIYKTSIDYDKDDEKAKLFFKTVQNKLHYSVHGHTAAELIAERANAMKDNMGLTTFEGAKVRKKDVDVAKNYLNEDEIKVLNRIVNMYLDYAEDQAMQHIPMYMSDWEEKLNNFLTFTGRKVLQNSGHISAENAKKIAEEQYEIFNLYRNDSNINELIESTKKIKKDKQ is encoded by the coding sequence ATGGATAAAGATAATAATATTGGTAAAATCCTTATTTACCAAAATGAAAAAGGAGATACAAAAATAGATGTATACTTCAGTGATGGTAATATTTGGATGACCCAAAAAGCCTTGGCCGACTTATATCAGGTATCAACTGCTACAATAAATGAGCACATCAAAAATATTATAGCTGACGGTGAATTAAATGAAGAAGCAACTATTAGGAAATTCCGAATAGTTCAAATAGAAGGCGAACGTGAGGTTTCAAGAGAACCTTTTCATTACGATTTCAATATGATTCTTGCCATTGGCTATCGAGTACGTTCACGAGTAGGTCTTCATTTTAGAAATTGGGCAACAAAGGTACTGACAGAATATGCTAAGAAAGGATTCGTGATGAACGATGAACGTCTAAAAAACCCAAAACCTTTCGGAATAGATTACTTTGATGAATTACTTGAGCGCATTCGTGATATTCGTGCCTCAGAAAAAAGATTTTACGAAAAAATAAAAGAGATATACAAGACTTCTATCGATTACGACAAAGATGATGAAAAAGCTAAATTATTTTTCAAAACAGTGCAGAACAAGCTACACTATAGCGTACATGGGCACACTGCTGCCGAATTAATAGCAGAGCGTGCAAATGCAATGAAAGATAATATGGGATTAACCACTTTTGAAGGGGCTAAAGTCCGTAAAAAAGATGTTGATGTTGCCAAAAACTATCTGAATGAGGATGAAATTAAAGTTCTCAACCGTATTGTAAATATGTATTTAGATTATGCAGAAGACCAGGCTATGCAACATATTCCAATGTATATGTCTGACTGGGAAGAAAAACTAAACAACTTCCTCACATTCACCGGGCGAAAAGTATTACAAAACTCAGGACATATTTCAGCAGAGAATGCTAAAAAAATAGCAGAAGAACAATATGAGATTTTTAATCTGTACCGTAATGATAGCAATATCAATGAGCTGATTGAATCAACAAAAAAAATTAAAAAAGACAAGCAATAG
- a CDS encoding DUF3244 domain-containing protein, protein MKKLLFILISFFAWGMSTYAQNFIQGLEITLYKDIKKDNNTDQENVPKTRSLIPQPAHAYLCNKVISVSFKEVMPTVTIKIVKEDTGETVYSQEYMSPATAFVDLTLQNSSTYYIEISSDDTCLQGKFII, encoded by the coding sequence ATGAAGAAGTTATTATTCATTCTAATCTCATTCTTTGCCTGGGGAATGTCGACTTATGCCCAAAACTTTATTCAAGGTTTGGAAATTACTCTCTATAAGGATATAAAAAAAGACAATAATACAGACCAAGAAAATGTCCCCAAAACGCGCAGTCTCATTCCTCAGCCTGCGCATGCCTACCTATGTAATAAAGTAATATCTGTATCTTTTAAGGAAGTGATGCCAACAGTTACTATTAAGATTGTTAAAGAAGATACTGGTGAAACCGTTTATTCACAAGAATACATGAGTCCGGCAACAGCTTTTGTTGACCTAACCTTACAAAATTCAAGTACATATTATATAGAAATCTCTTCAGATGATACTTGTTTACAAGGTAAATTTATTATTTAA
- a CDS encoding tetratricopeptide repeat protein, translating into MKHALYIIIWLLSLTSCAQQHDSYVLLAQADSVMEEYPDSALHMLQTIEPQQLSTQADRAYYALLMTQARDKNYIVQTDDSLIQIAIPYYDSIGEVAMQAKAHYYKGCIYRDANLCGEAVLEYLTAIPLAKKAKNQKLLGLIYNHAGYLYYLQDLVEEADSIYQLAEQLAIQRNDTSLWADALTFQGKINIEKGIAYYSVAEKKLLKAFNMTSTPHYKHIQANVAASLSSLYSHMKQKEKAIRYAKLNISLREDTTRCYRAFLLLGDAYFKIGKYDSATIYINKSLLTTGYGTKASAYMRLAEIAQIQGDLEKSLTLTDKYTLYLDSLHAAQQSNDILNAEKKVAEQQYTNTLSYDKHKQFILITASAILIFIIIIGCIILNKHRQKAHDLEQNQLQLKQEQQELQERYLQVRNKLKKKDIVITTLQQEINLQQADEKKKQQLQQELNAFQQERNALAKEVFEHSKIAAKMERIIASYKACDKSDERLSEEDWKCLIVETDMRWNKVITRLSTQYKLSKKERHLCCLFLTDFPIANLAYLIQLTRSTIYRKEKEIKKKISCPSDISKLRDFLEIY; encoded by the coding sequence ATGAAACATGCACTCTATATAATAATATGGCTTCTCTCGCTCACATCGTGTGCCCAACAACACGATTCTTATGTCTTATTAGCGCAAGCCGATTCAGTAATGGAAGAATATCCGGACAGTGCTTTGCACATGCTGCAAACCATAGAACCGCAGCAATTGAGCACACAGGCGGATCGGGCTTATTATGCTTTATTAATGACTCAAGCAAGGGATAAAAACTATATCGTGCAGACGGATGATTCACTGATACAGATCGCTATACCGTATTACGACTCCATCGGGGAGGTGGCTATGCAGGCTAAAGCTCATTATTACAAAGGATGTATATATAGGGATGCAAACTTGTGCGGAGAAGCGGTTCTGGAATATCTGACAGCCATTCCATTAGCAAAGAAAGCAAAAAATCAGAAGTTATTGGGATTAATATACAATCATGCCGGATACCTATATTATCTGCAAGACTTAGTAGAAGAAGCAGACTCCATCTATCAATTAGCTGAGCAACTGGCAATACAGCGAAATGATACAAGCCTTTGGGCGGATGCACTGACGTTTCAGGGAAAAATTAATATAGAGAAAGGAATAGCATATTATTCTGTAGCAGAAAAAAAATTATTGAAAGCATTTAATATGACAAGTACTCCACACTACAAACACATACAAGCTAACGTTGCCGCTTCACTCAGTTCACTATACAGCCATATGAAACAAAAAGAAAAAGCTATTCGATATGCCAAACTAAATATATCCTTAAGAGAAGACACCACCCGATGCTATAGGGCTTTTTTACTTTTGGGTGATGCTTATTTTAAAATCGGGAAATATGATTCCGCTACTATATACATCAATAAAAGCTTATTGACCACAGGATATGGCACCAAAGCCAGTGCCTATATGCGCTTGGCCGAAATAGCCCAAATACAAGGAGATTTAGAAAAGTCGCTTACGTTAACTGATAAGTATACGCTTTATTTGGATAGTCTGCATGCAGCACAACAAAGTAATGATATACTTAACGCAGAAAAAAAGGTAGCAGAACAACAATACACGAACACTCTGAGTTACGACAAGCATAAACAGTTTATATTAATCACAGCAAGCGCCATACTCATTTTCATCATTATAATCGGCTGTATCATTCTAAACAAACACCGACAGAAAGCGCACGATTTGGAACAAAATCAGTTGCAGTTAAAGCAAGAACAGCAAGAATTACAAGAAAGATACCTACAGGTAAGAAACAAACTAAAGAAAAAAGACATAGTAATCACTACACTACAGCAAGAAATAAATCTACAGCAAGCCGATGAAAAGAAAAAACAGCAACTCCAGCAAGAACTGAATGCTTTTCAGCAGGAACGAAATGCGTTGGCAAAAGAAGTATTTGAGCATTCAAAGATTGCTGCAAAAATGGAGCGGATAATAGCCTCCTATAAAGCCTGTGACAAATCAGACGAGCGCCTATCCGAAGAGGACTGGAAGTGCCTAATAGTCGAAACAGATATGCGCTGGAATAAAGTCATCACACGGTTGAGCACCCAGTACAAATTATCAAAGAAAGAAAGACATCTGTGCTGCCTCTTTCTAACAGATTTTCCTATAGCAAATTTAGCATATCTAATACAGTTAACCCGAAGCACCATCTATAGAAAAGAAAAAGAAATTAAAAAGAAAATCAGCTGTCCGTCTGATATAAGTAAACTAAGAGATTTCCTTGAAATTTACTAA
- a CDS encoding vitamin K epoxide reductase family protein translates to MLGVDNATSEVVHHFLRSLTVKVSRTTVCRLLDSPLGNTMQGISDALNALHVNNVVYQLQPKYLEKLHGPFITQLETSHSTFCLVEKIEPDRLIITTAEVSHMPISRKLFAHQWTGTVLFGETTSKTVCESHCLLSNIHYMCRQHRILIAGIISVLLVFSSIWSRNYPTGLPLYLSALVCGILISTIILYREMVDNHFLHRFCHIGKVIDCNEVLKSKGANIAGIGIGELSWMYFTTMFFFTAVCPKEFHLLAALSVFIAIAFTLYSIIYQIFFIRKACLFCMLTTFSVWLTAVALYIIRNNFEWRFSIRILFSMIAVSTICVIFWIQAKALVSSDKEKHFLKSKLSGLLNPITFQKLLALKPKVRTMIHPDIALHNSADSTKDRLMVVVNPNCKACAKVHHHIREISADISISLVIYTNDRLGAHIAQTILSAYLSEGWDKATYLLEEWFEIQEIPDVERYNINDVAQLLWRQQQEYCERNNVSHTPAVVINGHYMPSVYQLEELKYLLTPTTDK, encoded by the coding sequence ATGCTGGGAGTTGACAATGCCACCAGTGAAGTAGTCCATCACTTTTTACGGTCACTGACCGTAAAAGTGAGCAGGACTACCGTATGCCGTTTGCTCGACAGTCCGTTGGGCAACACGATGCAAGGTATCAGCGATGCCTTAAACGCACTTCATGTAAATAACGTAGTTTACCAACTTCAACCGAAGTATCTGGAGAAGTTGCACGGTCCGTTTATCACCCAATTGGAAACAAGCCATTCCACATTCTGCCTTGTCGAAAAGATAGAACCGGACCGGCTCATCATCACGACTGCCGAAGTCAGCCACATGCCCATAAGCAGAAAGCTATTTGCGCACCAGTGGACAGGAACTGTCCTGTTTGGCGAAACAACTTCGAAAACAGTCTGTGAATCTCACTGCTTGCTCAGCAATATTCATTATATGTGCCGGCAACATAGGATACTGATTGCGGGAATTATATCCGTCCTCTTAGTTTTTTCTTCAATCTGGAGTAGAAACTACCCCACAGGATTACCACTTTACCTTTCCGCGCTGGTCTGTGGTATTCTCATTTCTACTATCATTCTATACAGAGAAATGGTAGATAATCACTTTCTACACCGCTTCTGCCACATAGGGAAAGTTATAGATTGTAATGAGGTACTCAAATCCAAAGGTGCAAATATTGCAGGAATAGGTATTGGAGAATTATCGTGGATGTATTTCACAACCATGTTCTTTTTCACAGCTGTCTGCCCAAAGGAATTCCATCTTCTGGCAGCCTTGTCTGTTTTCATTGCAATTGCATTCACCTTATATTCCATCATATATCAGATATTCTTTATTCGTAAAGCATGCCTGTTTTGTATGCTCACCACCTTCTCGGTCTGGCTGACTGCCGTAGCACTTTATATCATAAGGAATAATTTCGAATGGAGGTTTTCAATCCGAATTCTTTTCTCAATGATTGCAGTCAGCACTATCTGCGTGATTTTCTGGATACAGGCTAAAGCACTTGTTTCTTCGGACAAGGAGAAACACTTTCTGAAAAGCAAGTTATCCGGTCTGCTCAACCCGATCACTTTTCAGAAACTTCTGGCTTTGAAGCCTAAAGTCAGAACGATGATCCACCCGGATATAGCTCTGCATAACTCTGCCGATAGCACAAAAGACAGGTTAATGGTAGTGGTAAACCCCAATTGCAAAGCGTGCGCTAAGGTACATCACCACATCCGGGAAATATCAGCAGACATATCCATCTCACTGGTTATCTATACAAACGACCGCCTGGGCGCACATATAGCACAAACCATTCTCAGTGCTTACCTCTCAGAAGGTTGGGATAAAGCTACTTACCTGCTGGAAGAATGGTTTGAAATTCAGGAGATACCGGATGTGGAAAGATACAACATCAACGATGTTGCACAGCTGCTTTGGAGACAACAACAAGAGTATTGCGAACGGAATAACGTCAGCCATACTCCGGCAGTTGTCATCAACGGGCATTATATGCCAAGTGTTTATCAACTGGAAGAGTTGAAATACTTGCTGACGCCTACCACCGATAAATAA
- a CDS encoding DUF3244 domain-containing protein — protein MKKLLFVFFVLAVVMGSTSLHAQNFFLTNDDEREIPLNPAGPKEGGPVARSIIIQPASAYINNDIVTVVFNCDAPTASITITNASGANIYSGTSINPTLITIDLNATEPGEYYLEIELGEARLSGYFTL, from the coding sequence ATGAAAAAGTTATTATTTGTATTTTTCGTATTAGCAGTAGTTATGGGTAGCACATCTTTGCACGCCCAAAATTTCTTTCTGACCAATGATGATGAAAGAGAGATTCCTCTGAACCCGGCAGGTCCCAAAGAAGGAGGACCAGTAGCCAGGAGCATCATTATCCAACCCGCCAGTGCCTATATTAATAATGATATAGTCACTGTAGTTTTCAACTGTGATGCACCTACGGCAAGTATTACAATTACAAATGCCTCTGGAGCAAATATTTATTCCGGAACAAGTATTAATCCTACGCTTATCACTATTGATTTAAACGCAACAGAGCCGGGAGAATACTACCTGGAAATTGAACTGGGAGAAGCCCGGTTGAGCGGATACTTTACACTTTAA
- a CDS encoding sensor histidine kinase: MRKIITLLFLAAFCICSQAYSQNRADELMKQAQENLAKKEYIKARYLFLQAYNAFSSQAKYDKAVECGVNASALYHRENYYKEAFELLRGAELLVTDGEQKSGKTMPDLRFRINKERLQMYINLKNPARAKEQLAKLEETAKAAKNDSLSNDLLYTQANYYYTFGMNSQGDAYINRLIGQYKEQKNYAKVDESYKTLIDIARKANNAGLVARTYDKYILWTDSVKALTAQDELNVLKRKYDDSLQTIEEKDSSLSAKQYIIIGLCILAGLLAAALVLAGIVLLRFVLLTRKQKKAIQIANEHNELKTKFIQNISSQMEPTLNTLDTTLPGVRALKGFAEHIQELSDLESTLSEAYEMREININTFCESVMDKIKSGLKSDIATAVNAPKLSVKTNPEQLERILLHLLNNAAEFTPEGGKIWLDFKKRGAHTHQFIVSDTGSGIAEEEQADLFKPFTKVKDLTEGDGLGLPICSLIATKMNGSLTLDSSYTKGCRFVLELHT, encoded by the coding sequence ATGAGAAAGATAATTACCCTACTCTTCTTAGCCGCTTTCTGCATCTGCAGCCAAGCCTATTCACAGAACCGTGCCGATGAACTAATGAAACAAGCACAGGAAAATCTCGCAAAAAAAGAATATATCAAAGCCCGCTATCTTTTCCTCCAGGCTTACAATGCTTTTTCCTCTCAGGCAAAGTATGATAAAGCAGTAGAATGCGGTGTCAACGCCAGTGCCCTCTACCATCGGGAAAACTATTATAAAGAAGCTTTTGAACTGTTGCGCGGTGCCGAACTATTGGTTACAGACGGTGAGCAGAAAAGTGGCAAGACGATGCCCGACCTGCGTTTCCGTATCAATAAGGAACGCCTGCAAATGTATATCAACCTCAAGAATCCCGCCCGTGCCAAAGAACAACTGGCCAAATTGGAAGAGACAGCCAAGGCAGCCAAAAATGATTCACTCAGCAATGATTTGCTTTATACCCAGGCCAATTACTACTATACCTTTGGGATGAACTCGCAAGGAGACGCTTATATCAACCGTCTGATCGGTCAATATAAGGAACAGAAGAATTATGCAAAGGTAGACGAGTCATATAAAACCCTGATCGATATTGCCCGTAAGGCAAACAATGCCGGACTGGTAGCCCGTACGTACGACAAATATATCCTTTGGACTGACTCTGTAAAAGCTCTTACTGCCCAGGATGAGTTGAACGTGCTGAAACGTAAATATGACGATAGCCTGCAAACTATTGAGGAAAAAGACAGCTCACTCTCTGCCAAACAGTACATTATCATCGGCCTTTGCATCCTTGCCGGGCTACTGGCCGCCGCGCTGGTATTAGCCGGTATCGTATTGCTGCGTTTTGTCCTTCTTACCCGGAAGCAAAAGAAAGCTATCCAGATAGCCAATGAGCACAATGAACTGAAAACTAAGTTTATCCAGAATATATCCTCACAAATGGAACCGACACTGAATACTCTGGATACTACCTTACCGGGCGTCCGTGCGCTGAAAGGCTTTGCCGAACACATTCAGGAGTTGTCCGATTTGGAAAGTACACTCTCTGAAGCTTACGAAATGCGTGAAATCAATATTAATACTTTCTGTGAAAGTGTTATGGATAAGATCAAAAGCGGCTTGAAATCAGACATAGCTACTGCCGTGAACGCACCGAAACTCAGTGTCAAGACCAATCCGGAGCAACTTGAACGTATTCTGCTCCATTTGCTGAATAATGCAGCCGAGTTTACCCCTGAAGGTGGTAAAATCTGGTTAGACTTTAAAAAACGCGGAGCACACACCCACCAATTCATTGTCAGTGATACGGGAAGTGGTATTGCCGAAGAGGAACAAGCAGACTTGTTTAAACCTTTCACCAAAGTGAAAGACCTTACAGAAGGGGATGGTTTAGGATTACCCATTTGCTCTCTGATTGCCACAAAAATGAATGGTAGCCTGACATTGGACAGTAGCTATACCAAGGGTTGCCGCTTTGTTCTGGAGTTACATACCTGA